In one window of Agromyces badenianii DNA:
- a CDS encoding D-alanine--D-alanine ligase family protein: MSDSSGLYVVVLAGGISHERDVSLRSGRRVADALTGAGHRVVLRDPDAGLLPFLASERPDVVFPALHGSSGEDGSLLELLAAIDVPAVGSSGAAARRAWSKPVASSLLAAAGVAVPESIVLSHESFRELGASSVLRVVRSAIEGDLVVKPASGGSAQGVTIVEDPNDLPRAMVEAFTYAEVAVVERRIFGTEIAIAVVDTGDGPRALPAVEIEPTAGVYSFQARYNAGETTFYTPSRLADATVAAVSDAAVLAHRTLGLRDLSRVDFIVDAEGTPWFLEANVIPGLTETSLVPLAIEASGTSASALYGSLVEAARDRTN, from the coding sequence ATGAGCGATTCTTCTGGCCTTTACGTCGTCGTGCTCGCGGGTGGCATCTCTCACGAACGCGATGTCTCGTTGCGCTCGGGTCGCCGTGTCGCCGACGCCCTCACCGGCGCTGGCCACCGAGTGGTGCTCCGTGACCCCGACGCCGGACTGTTGCCGTTCCTTGCGAGTGAACGCCCTGACGTCGTGTTTCCCGCGCTGCATGGGTCGAGCGGGGAAGACGGATCACTGCTCGAGCTGCTCGCTGCGATCGACGTTCCCGCGGTGGGTTCGAGCGGCGCGGCGGCGCGGCGTGCGTGGTCCAAGCCGGTGGCGAGTTCATTGCTCGCCGCAGCGGGAGTGGCGGTGCCCGAGTCGATCGTGCTGTCGCACGAGTCGTTCCGCGAGCTCGGCGCTTCCAGCGTGCTGCGAGTTGTTCGCTCCGCCATCGAGGGCGACCTCGTCGTGAAGCCGGCGTCGGGCGGCTCGGCCCAGGGTGTCACCATCGTCGAAGACCCGAACGACCTGCCCCGCGCGATGGTCGAAGCATTCACCTATGCCGAGGTTGCGGTGGTCGAACGCCGCATCTTCGGAACGGAGATCGCGATCGCCGTCGTCGATACCGGCGACGGTCCTCGTGCACTTCCGGCCGTCGAGATCGAACCGACAGCCGGCGTCTACAGTTTCCAGGCCAGGTACAACGCCGGGGAGACCACGTTCTACACGCCGTCGCGTCTGGCTGATGCGACGGTCGCAGCAGTCTCGGATGCCGCGGTGTTGGCGCACCGCACGCTCGGACTTCGCGATCTCTCCCGCGTCGACTTCATTGTGGATGCCGAGGGGACGCCCTGGTTCCTCGAGGCGAACGTGATTCCTGGACTCACCGAGACCTCACTGGTGCCGCTTGCCATCGAGGCATCGGGCACGAGCGCTTCGGCGCTCTATGGTTCCCTCGTCGAAGCCGCACGGGATCGCACGAACTGA
- a CDS encoding ParB/RepB/Spo0J family partition protein — MATKRTGLGRGIGALIPSGDDATRSRPVDVFFPDSDAQPTAAIAVVEEAVASEGLITVPGAHLAHLDPNDIVPNAQQPRSVFDPDDLAELVHSVREFGVLQPIVVRRHPDLPGKYELVMGERRLRATKAAGLDSIPAVVKDTANEDMLRDALLENLHRSQLNPLEEASAYQQLLADFGITQEELASRIGRSRPQISNTLRLLKLPEPVQLRVAAGVLTAGHARAILSIGDDATEMQRFADKIVNEELSVRAAEAVATNEPKSSRQKPAAGKRQDFLEDLASRLGDRLNTRVKIALGARKGQITVDFATVQDLRRILTELGENLDGV, encoded by the coding sequence ATGGCAACCAAACGGACCGGACTTGGCCGTGGAATCGGCGCACTGATCCCGAGTGGCGACGACGCCACGCGATCGCGACCCGTCGACGTGTTCTTCCCCGACTCCGACGCGCAGCCCACCGCGGCCATCGCCGTCGTCGAAGAGGCGGTCGCGAGCGAGGGCCTCATCACGGTACCGGGCGCCCACCTTGCCCACCTCGATCCGAACGACATCGTTCCGAACGCCCAGCAGCCGCGGAGCGTCTTCGATCCCGATGACCTCGCGGAGCTCGTGCACAGCGTTCGCGAATTCGGCGTGCTGCAGCCGATCGTCGTTCGCCGTCACCCCGATCTGCCCGGCAAGTACGAGTTGGTCATGGGCGAGCGTCGTCTTCGGGCGACGAAGGCGGCCGGCCTCGATTCGATCCCTGCGGTGGTCAAGGACACCGCGAACGAAGACATGCTTCGCGACGCGCTGCTCGAGAACCTGCACCGCTCACAGCTCAACCCGCTCGAAGAGGCGTCGGCCTACCAGCAGCTGCTCGCCGACTTCGGCATCACGCAGGAGGAACTCGCCTCTCGCATCGGGCGTTCCAGACCGCAGATCTCGAACACGCTGCGGCTCCTCAAGCTGCCCGAGCCGGTGCAGCTCCGTGTCGCCGCCGGTGTGCTGACGGCGGGGCACGCACGCGCCATCCTGTCGATCGGTGACGATGCGACCGAGATGCAGCGCTTCGCCGACAAGATCGTCAACGAGGAGCTTTCGGTGCGTGCCGCCGAGGCGGTTGCGACGAACGAGCCGAAATCGTCTCGACAGAAGCCGGCGGCCGGAAAACGACAGGACTTCCTCGAAGACCTCGCAAGCCGGCTCGGCGACCGCCTCAACACTCGGGTGAAGATCGCACTCGGAGCAAGAAAAGGCCAGATCACGGTTGATTTCGCGACAGTCCAAGATCTTCGGAGGATCCTGACGGAGCTCGGCGAGAATCTCGACGGCGTCTGA
- a CDS encoding ParA family protein encodes MQSAPPVAPMLVVPPSPLPPPAPQPAGAQSSLAPQIQTEAPDVSRETSTDHGGTPLAYELADETRRRIALDEAVLPLPPSTRVLTISNQKGGVGKTTTAVNLAAGLARSGARVLVIDLDPQGNASTALGVDHRSERKSVYEVLVSDVALAEVVQPSTEHELLDCVPATIHLAGAEIELVSLVAREQRLRRALDTHLASMERPYDYVFIDCPPSLGLLTINAFVAAREVLIPIQCEYYALEGLSQLLSNIELIEKHLNPELRLSTILLTMYDSRTNLAQQVAQEVRDHFPAQTLETIIPRSVRVSEAPSYGQSVISYDFASSGSLSYREAAAEIARRGAAKPEESN; translated from the coding sequence ATGCAATCCGCACCACCCGTCGCGCCAATGCTCGTTGTCCCGCCGTCGCCTCTGCCACCTCCCGCGCCGCAGCCCGCTGGAGCTCAGTCGTCGCTCGCGCCCCAGATCCAAACCGAAGCCCCCGATGTTTCACGTGAAACGTCTACTGATCACGGAGGAACTCCCCTGGCCTACGAACTCGCCGACGAGACGCGTCGTCGCATCGCACTCGATGAGGCAGTCCTCCCACTGCCGCCTTCGACACGAGTACTGACGATCTCGAATCAGAAGGGCGGCGTCGGCAAGACCACGACAGCCGTGAACTTGGCCGCCGGTCTCGCTCGATCCGGTGCCCGCGTGCTCGTGATCGACCTGGACCCTCAAGGCAACGCGTCAACCGCACTGGGTGTCGATCACCGTTCCGAACGCAAGAGCGTCTACGAGGTGCTCGTCTCCGACGTCGCGCTCGCGGAGGTGGTGCAGCCTTCCACGGAACACGAGCTGCTCGATTGCGTGCCCGCCACGATCCACCTCGCCGGCGCGGAGATCGAGCTCGTCTCGCTCGTCGCCCGCGAGCAGCGACTGCGACGTGCATTGGATACCCACCTCGCATCGATGGAGCGGCCTTACGACTACGTCTTCATCGACTGCCCGCCGTCGCTCGGATTGCTGACCATCAACGCATTCGTCGCGGCACGTGAGGTCTTGATCCCCATCCAGTGCGAGTACTACGCGCTCGAAGGACTCTCGCAGTTGCTGAGCAACATCGAGCTGATCGAGAAGCACCTGAACCCCGAACTCCGGCTGTCGACGATCCTCTTGACCATGTACGACTCCCGCACGAACCTGGCCCAGCAGGTGGCGCAGGAGGTTCGCGACCACTTCCCCGCTCAGACCCTCGAAACGATCATTCCCCGTTCAGTGCGGGTGTCTGAGGCTCCGAGTTATGGGCAGAGCGTGATCAGCTACGACTTCGCGTCGAGTGGATCCCTGTCGTATCGAGAAGCAGCCGCCGAGATCGCCCGTCGTGGCGCTGCGAAACCCGAGGAGTCGAACTGA
- a CDS encoding PLP-dependent aminotransferase family protein, with the protein MASDGVPQRTGNNLDPWYANYAERAAGLAASEVRALFAVASRPEVVSLAGGMPFVSALPHELIVSSMEKVMRERGAVALQYGSGQGIPELREQILEVMAIEGIHGSVDNVVTATGSQQALDLVAKLFIDPGDVILAESPSYVGALGIFRSYQANVAHVATDEHGLIPEALRQTIAALRGQGRRIKFLYTIPNFHNPAGVTLSAERRPEILEICRSNEILVLEDNPYGLLHFDEPAPDALRSLDPEGVIYLGSFSKTLAPGFRVGWALAPHAIREKLILAAESAILSPSSFSQLVVSEYLATADWRGQIDTFRGVYRERKDAMVEALGEYLPQLNWTNPNGGFYVWVTMPDMLDSKQMLPRAVKELVAYTPGTAFFADGRGRHAMRLSYCYPTPEAIRVGIRRLATVINGELDLLDTFAGTGPLQLPPSAGYDSAPPSDLK; encoded by the coding sequence GTGGCATCTGACGGCGTCCCCCAGCGGACCGGCAACAATCTCGACCCTTGGTACGCGAATTACGCCGAACGAGCCGCCGGGCTGGCCGCCTCCGAAGTCCGAGCCCTCTTCGCCGTCGCCTCACGACCCGAAGTGGTGTCACTGGCCGGCGGCATGCCGTTCGTCTCAGCACTCCCGCATGAGCTCATCGTCTCCTCGATGGAGAAGGTCATGCGCGAGCGCGGCGCGGTAGCGCTGCAATATGGCTCTGGTCAGGGAATTCCCGAGCTGCGCGAGCAGATCCTCGAGGTCATGGCGATCGAGGGCATCCACGGATCAGTCGACAACGTCGTGACAGCGACGGGCTCGCAGCAGGCCCTCGATCTCGTTGCGAAGCTCTTCATCGATCCCGGAGACGTGATCCTCGCCGAATCGCCGAGTTATGTCGGCGCCCTCGGCATCTTCCGCTCCTACCAGGCGAACGTCGCCCACGTCGCGACCGACGAGCACGGGCTCATCCCTGAGGCACTTCGCCAGACGATCGCCGCGCTGCGTGGCCAGGGCAGACGCATCAAGTTCCTGTACACGATCCCGAACTTCCACAACCCTGCCGGTGTCACGCTCTCGGCCGAGCGCCGTCCCGAGATCCTCGAGATCTGCCGCTCGAACGAGATCCTCGTGCTCGAAGACAATCCGTACGGGCTTCTGCACTTCGACGAGCCCGCACCCGATGCGCTTCGCTCGCTCGATCCAGAGGGCGTCATCTATCTCGGATCCTTCTCGAAGACCCTCGCCCCCGGGTTCCGGGTCGGGTGGGCGCTCGCGCCCCATGCGATTCGCGAGAAGCTCATCCTCGCGGCCGAGTCCGCCATCCTCTCGCCGAGCTCGTTCAGCCAGCTCGTCGTCTCCGAATATCTGGCCACGGCCGACTGGCGCGGCCAGATCGATACGTTCCGCGGGGTCTATCGCGAGCGCAAAGACGCGATGGTCGAGGCGCTGGGGGAGTACCTGCCTCAGCTCAACTGGACCAACCCGAACGGCGGCTTCTACGTCTGGGTCACCATGCCCGACATGCTCGACTCGAAGCAGATGCTGCCGCGGGCGGTGAAGGAGCTGGTCGCCTACACGCCCGGCACCGCGTTCTTCGCCGATGGACGTGGCAGGCATGCCATGCGGTTGTCGTACTGCTATCCGACCCCAGAGGCCATTCGCGTCGGAATTCGTCGCCTCGCGACCGTGATCAACGGTGAACTCGATCTGCTCGACACCTTCGCCGGCACGGGTCCATTGCAGCTGCCACCAAGTGCGGGCTACGATTCCGCACCGCCATCCGACCTGAAGTAG